CCTGCTGACCGCGGCCTCATTGGGTGGGTTCCTGCTGCTGGCCGTGCTCTTGGCGCTCCTTGCCCTGTTCGCTTTGTACTTCGTGCTGCTGTTCAGGGAGGTCGCCCTGATTGCGTTCGTGGTGTTCGCGCCGATCGCGATGGCGAGCTGGACTTGGTCGTCGACGCGGCACTGGCTGCGGCGATGGATCGAAGTTGTCGGCGCGTTGCTGTTCTCCAAGATCGCGATGGCCGTCGTCTTCGCGCTTGGGCTTTCGGCGACGGGTGCCGCGGACCAGGGCAACAATCCGGCCAACCTCAGCACCTTCCTGGCCGGGGTACTGCTGGTGGCGATGGCTGCCTTCGCGCCCGCTGCGACCTTCTCCTTCATCCACTGGGCAGGCGACCAGGGGCACAGCGCCGCGCGGGCCATCCGGCAAGGCTCTGTCGGTACCGCCGCGGCGAAGGAAGGTGTGGAGAAGGCGCAGCACTGGGGTGCCGAGCACTTCGGTGGGTCGAATGGCAAGGAGGAATCGCCGGTCGTGGGCAACGACACCGATCGCGCCGGCGACGACGAGGCGATCATCGACCAGGCGGAGGCGGATGCCTCGAACCCCGCAGGAACGCCTTCGGACCGCGGAGGCGGAAACCCCGACGCCTCGACGGCGGAGATTGCGCCGGACGTTACGCAGCAGGCCCCCGCGCCGACACCGTCACCGTCTGGTGGAGGAGAGGGAGCAACCGCGATCGCCGTCTCGAGCAGCGAAGTCTCGGTCGACAGTGCACCCACTGGCGACGCCTCCCCGGATACGCCACGCAACGACTCGACCAGCGACAGCAGAGAGGACCGTGGATGACGACCACGATGGCGACTCGATTTCCCCGGCCGGAACGCAACACTGTCCTGCTCGGTCTCCGACCGATGCAGGTCGCTCTCCTCGCACTCGCGGCGGTGCTGCTGGTCCTGAACATCATCAGCAATGCCGGTTCCGCGGCCCGTCTGACTGGCCTCATCACATCGATCTGTTGTGCTGTGGTCGCGTTGGCTCGGATCGAGGACTTGCCGTCGTACC
The Kribbella italica DNA segment above includes these coding regions:
- a CDS encoding type IV secretion system protein, with protein sequence MTDEISLAILGNRATADGMKRLTDISSLLTAASLGGFLLLAVLLALLALFALYFVLLFREVALIAFVVFAPIAMASWTWSSTRHWLRRWIEVVGALLFSKIAMAVVFALGLSATGAADQGNNPANLSTFLAGVLLVAMAAFAPAATFSFIHWAGDQGHSAARAIRQGSVGTAAAKEGVEKAQHWGAEHFGGSNGKEESPVVGNDTDRAGDDEAIIDQAEADASNPAGTPSDRGGGNPDASTAEIAPDVTQQAPAPTPSPSGGGEGATAIAVSSSEVSVDSAPTGDASPDTPRNDSTSDSREDRG